TATAATTGCCTGGTTTTTGGACTTATGCCAGTGTTTTCTTTACATCTTGCTGTTGGTGTATTTATTGAAAGactttttattgagcacctaataCTTgccaagggtttcccaggtggttcagtggtaaagaatccacctgccaatgcaggagactcgggttcaatccctgggtcagaaagattcccctggagaaggaaatggcaacccactctagtattcttacctgggaaatcccatggacagaggatcttggctggctacaatccatggggtcacaagagtcagacacaactgagcgactaaacaataggTGCCAGACCCTACTAGGATCTTCTAGATTGAGGGGCGATCTAGATAACATGGTCCTGGCCTCAGTGAACTTTTTTGGACTTTGAAGTCAGGTATCTGTGGGTTTGAATGCCGATTCTCCCACATAGTAACTTTATGACCATTGACAAGTCACTTAATTATCTGAGTCTATATCATCATCTGTAATAGTGAAGATAGAATCTTATGAGGATTCAGTAGGATGAAGTCCATTGAGCCATGGAATAGGTGCTTAAAAAGATGTTTCTTCCCTTGTTTCtttgccctcttttttttttttctttgccctcTTGTTTCTGTCTACCTCAGAGCTGACTAGGAAGATTTCTGGGTCTTTCGCTGGCCAGGGGACTTCTCACAGCCTCCAGCCATGCGGCTCTCTGCTCTGCTGGCCTTGGCATCTAAGGTCACCCTGCCTCCCAACTACCGCTATGGGATGAGCCGCCCAGGCTCCTTGGCAGATAAAAGGAAGAACCCTCCAGGGACCAGGCGGCGCCGGGTGGCTGTGGAGCCCATCCCTGAGGAAGACTGGCATCTGTTCTGTGGAGACAGGGTGAGAGTCTCAGACAGGGTTGGGTGGTGGAGTGCTCCCGGGCAAGGATCTCCCTCCCTACCCTCGTTATCTTCCCACAGGTAGAGATCCTAGAAGGCAAGGACGCCGGGAAGCAAGGCAAAGTGGTTCAAGTTATCCGGCAGCGAAACTGGGTGGTTGTCGAGGGACTGAATACAGTAAGTAAAGAGTGAGGGTGGTGATGCTCAGGAAGCCTGTGCCATCCGTCCATCTATTAAAAGCGGCACGGGGAGGGCGGAGACTGGCTGAGGGGATGGTGCGACAACCGAGCCTCTGAACCTTTTTTTCACCTTGAACTGAATGCTCTGAGTTGTGGTAGACAAACCGCCTTCACATCCCTTGGTTTCTGATAGCCACCCTCCCCCGCTCTTTTGGACAGCATTACCGCTATGTTGGCAAGACTGTGGATTTCCGGGGAACCATGGTCCCCAGCGAAGCACCCTTGCTCCACAACCAAGTCAAACTTGTGGATCCTATGGACAGGCAAGCATAAGGGGCTCTGGTCAGAGGGTTTCCTGCCTTCTGTTGGCAAGTTGTTGGCCATATTTATCCAAAGGGAATGGTGGGTTGGATGTGCTGGAAATTGAGAGGGGCCATCTCATGGACATGACCCCCTGTAGGAAGCCCCAATCGGGGGGTAGCAGAGAAATAAGATGGTGACTTTGGGGCTGGAAGATAACAGGGAGACCTGCTCCCTGGAGGTCTCACTTCTTCTATCTACTAGGAAACCCACTGAAGTGGAGTGGAGATTCACTGAGGCAGGAGAGCGAGTACGAGTGTCCACAAGATCAGGAAGGATCATCCCGAAACCTGATGTTCCCAGAGCTGATGGCATCGTCCCTGAAACATGGATTGGTGAGGCTGGGTGAGGGGCAGGAAAAAGAGTGGGAGTGGGAGTAAGAGATGTTAAGAAGCCCACCCATCTTCCTTCCTCCGGTTCAACAGATGGCCCCAAAGACACATCAGTAGAAGATGCTCTAGAAAAAACCTATGTGCCTCGTCTAAAGACActggaggaggaggtgatggAGGCGATGGGGATCCAGGAGACTCGGAGACACAAGAAAGTCTATTGGTATTGAGTCTGGGGGAGCCACTTCTCTCCTCCTTGTCTTAGCCTTGAACGTTGTGACCACCTCTTCTTCAGACGCTAATAAAGAGCCTTGGGTCCTCTGTCTTCTGGTAAGACTTGCACCCCGACCCCTGTTTCAGGGGCTGAAGGAGGGAGCGTCTGTCCTGATGTCATGACAAAACCTGGATGGAAGTTAACAATCTTAAGGGGGTCCTCCCACAGGGCAGGGCCTGCAGATTTCTCGGATGGAGATCGAAGGGCGAGAGCTTCCCCTCACAGAGACCTCTGAATAACAGGGCGCTGCCTATTAGGAAGACCGCAGGGACTGGGAGCATGAGACCTAAATTAGAACCTCAGCAGGATTCAGTAGGGAGGGTGCTGGTCTGTCCTGTATACCTAATAAAATGGTAGACAAGCACagacttcaattttttaataagttgaaaataaacttctgcataatattatataacataCACAGGGAGAGAAAGGTTATGACGCTGGTTTGTAGGGAACCCAGATGCCAGGGAGGATGCAGGATGCTGGTTCTCTGGCTGAGGAGGCGAAGACTGACTCCCAGCGTGGTGCCTGGCAGTTTCAGATGGGGTCTGAGATGCGCCCTTCCTCTGGCTGCGTCAGCTGTCTTCAGTCTccagaagagagaaggcctcACCTAGAGGCCCTTTGGTGGCCACCAGAACCAGGTTTCTTGGCGAGAGTTCGGGACTGAAGATGGGCAGGAGCTCAGCGTGGAAGCCTGTGAGAAAGGCAGGGCTACTCATGAGAGAAATGAAACAAACTCGTAGCCACTTCCTGCCTAACCTGTACACATAGCTCTCCGCATAGGAGAGGCCCAGGAGGATCTAAGGAAACCCCGCTTTCTACCAGGAAATGAGTGCCCGAGATGCTGACTTGGGAGGAGGCAAGCCTCAGCACATTGTAGGGATGCTGGCTTAAGATGCACCTCAGGGATGTATCACCTATCCTATGGTAATAGGCATCCAGATTCAGCAGGAATTTGCATTAACAGGCCCTCCCTCCCCCTGTCTGATGCTGAAACAGCTGTTGGCCCTAGAATCACCATGGTGATGGGCCAAGTCCCAGCAGGTGTAGGGGCGGGGACCTGAAGGAGACCCCTAGAGCTCTAGCCCTGGGTCCCTGGTGTGGCCCCCCTCACCCTGCTCCTGAAGGTAGAGCAGCCGGTCCAGTAGAATCAGAGTCTCCACCAGTGGGGCCAGCAGCAGGGCTAGGCTGAAGAAGGCCACCACACGGTTCTCCTGGGCCTGGTGAGCTCGAAGGACAGCCACATTCAGTGGCAGGTGGGGGTCCAGCCCCACCCGCTGTAGCCCCCGCTGCACATATCTGTGGGGTCAGTCATAGACAGCAGTCAGCTTAGAAAGCCACTCCTCCATTCAAACTGTCCGTTTCTAATTCAATTCCAGCTCTGCTTTTCTACCTTAAGggcatttaaaagtatatatttatttggctgtgctgggtcttggttgtggcatgtgggatctagtttccttaccagggatcgaacctggggcccCTACATTGAAGCCACTGGAACACCAAAGAAGTCCCTTAAGATGAGTTTTTATTTACAGAGTTTTCTGGCTGTGAACTGTCTGTTCAATAGCAAATCAatccaaaaatttatttttagacaaACCTGTCcaattatttgggcttcccaggtggcgctagtggtaaagaacccgcctgccagtgcaggagactaagagacgtggggttcgatccctgagtcaggaagatcccctggaggatggcatggcaacccactccagtattcttgcctggagaatcccatggacaggagcctggtgggctacagtccatagcattgcaaaaagtcagacatgaggcgacttagcatgcacacatgtccaATTATTTAGccatatttttatcatttcaaaaatttGATAAAAGAGTGACAACtaccttttaaagaaaatgtgaagcTGTCTCAGAACTCAGTCactaccccctcccccaacccagcaCATCTAGATTTTCTTTAGGACATGCTAACAAGTGAGGGTGGGAGGGGAATCATACCCCCAGTAGGTGATGCCCCCCATCTCAccgcccccaggcccccagcctcaCTCTTCAATCTTGAGCTCGTGGACCCTGGGAATCCCCTGCACGCCTGGCCGCCGGAGCTCAGGCTGGGCACACCGGATGACGGTCTCCAGTGCTGCGCGGTAGCAGTGGGTTCGGAGGCTGGGGCCTGCTTTCTGTAGCCGCTCAGCATATTCCTCCAGGGCGTGGCAGGCCCCCTCCCGAAGCCTGTAGGGCAGTTCACAGCCGGGCAGCCCAGCCACCCACTGACTGAGTGGGTAGCCGCCAGGGTCACTCAGCTTCATGTAGCAGCAGCCCACTGAAGCCAGGGCCACCAcctcagggcagcaggagaagtgCCTCAGCAAGGCGACACTCAGGTCCCCGCAGGCGTGGAGGCCCGTCAGCAGCAGGCGGGCCCCGCTCTGAGGCGAGGTCTCCAGTGGAAGCAGGAGCTCCTCGCACAGGGCCGTGGGGTCTACCCACCTAACCACGTGGTGTGGGGGGTGACGGGGGCCAGTGTGGACCACCTGTGGAGGTAGGACAGAACAGAGGCAGATGGGAGGCCTGTTTCCTGTCCTCACACCACCTCAGGCCACAGGAAGGGATCTGTCCTGAGTTCCTTCCcaaggaggaaggtgggagagcAACTGGGGCAGAGGAAATGGGATAGATTCTGCATTTGTCATTACTAACTGCAAATCTTTTCATCTCTGAGCCCCCGCTTCCTCATTTGTAATGAGGCTGATACCTGATTGGCCACTTTGTACAGGTGGCTGTGAGAAGGAAGAAAGCAGTGTAGAAAGCAGTTTTTAACTAGAAAGTGCCTTTAAGATGAGGCTTTGGTGAAGGAGGGATCTTGGGAAAGAGGTAGCAGAAACAGACACCATCTCGAGCTGAGACACTTAAAAGAGAGAATTCAGCCTTGGTGCCTAGTTTCAGCCAAGTGGATCCTGCTCTCATGGTCCTGGCTGCAGGAAGGGCTGGTCTACCTTTGGgttcctcttctcctctttctccagaGTCTGTAGGAGCTCCTGGTCTAGGCGCTGGGCTCTCTCCACCAGTCTCTGATCCCCTTCAATGCTCTTTACCgtcagccccagccccagggacATGAAGCGGGAGAGATGGCCCTGGAGTCAAGAGAAGAGGGATAAAGAGCCCTGTTCAGGGTCCCCTACCCAGTCCCCATCCCTACCTATGGTTTGGACACTTGGGTACCAGGCCCCCAGAGGCTTAAATTCTGTGCCGCTTACTTCCTGCGCTCCTTATTATCTGCCCCTCTGGGCATGTGGCCTGATAACCCGCCTTCTAGTTGTTCTATCCCCAtgacaaaaaaacccacaaaaaacaaaagcagattaTTATGGGTCTGGCTCACCTGGCCTGAGCCTACATCCACAACCTGGGTGCAGCCTGTGAGGTCACTCAGCTTCTTCACCAGCTGAAAGGAGAGGGAACAAAGGTCCCCTGGCCATTGGGTGTTGGCTCCCAGGACAAACACTCATAATGAGAGCGGAGAGGAGCTGAGGATGGCAGAGGAAGATGGGTAGGGGGTGCCATGGAGGAGACAAGAGACATGGAGACCTAAATAGGGTGTGCTGACCCCCTGGCTCAGGCTACTGTCTTTGCTCCTCTCAGGACAGTGATTCAGTCCCCACAGAACAAGAGCCCTGCTGTGACGCCATGAGCAGATTGTGAAGATTATCAGAACAAGAATAAGACAGTGATTCAACTATAGCCACCAACCAACCCAGCAAAAGGATGAATATAGGATTATAGTATACTTGCCAAGGAAGGGACCATCTAGGGCCTCTGGTCCTATAGGTGATAAAAGGTGCCCAAACCTTAGTAACCCCTAGGCTTAAGGAGTCCCCAAGGCCCCCAGATACCACCTGTACCCCAGCCATCTCCTCACCTCTCCCAGCCTCCGAATCTCATGCTGCTTCTTGGGCCTGACATGTTTCCGGAATGGAGCTGTCAGCCGGGAACTCtggctgggattctccaggaactCTGAGGGGGTCTGAAACCCAGGCGTCCGGGTAAAGGCCAGGGCATAGGCTGTGGACTTCAGGGCCAGCAGGGTGAGTGGCCACACCGACCTGTACCTGAGATAGCCCGCCCAGGCCCCCTGTGAATAGTCCCATTGCATCCTGAGTGTGCCAGCTTACAGCCCAGGAAGCCCTTGTGAGACTGAGCAATGGCTCCCTGCGGGGCTCGGCTCCGAGTCCCCCAGCGCGGGGTCCCTCTTGCCCATACCTGGCCACTTCCCCTTCTCTGGGCATCCCCAGCAGCAGCGTGGCCAGCTGTGGCGGGTTCAGTCCATCCAGTGCTTCCTGCCATGAGGAAGGGAGTGTGCCCCACAGGTTGTCTGTGAAAAATTCCTGTAGGGGAAAGGGAGAAGCAATCAACAGGCTACTTCCCCTCCCATTCTTCCCTACCCATACAACACACGGCCACCAGCTACAACTAGCAGGAACCTCTCCTCATCGGAGTTACTTCTCTGAAGTCTGCTCTAaccttcccctccttcctgagcCCAAATTGCATTCTGGACACACTTCTTTTAGAAATGTCCCCCTTATTTATATGCGTGTCCTCCACTCAACTGAACTTAGGGGCGTGTATGGTAGCTTTGCACCTGCCTCCTTAACACagcagtgactaacacacactattAGTATGTTACCATCTAGTAACCTACTGTTACATGCGCCAGACACCATAGATGCCAGACATTATATATGCCAAAacgtttgtttttgtttttatttttggtcaccacatgtgacatgtgggatcctagttccctgaccaggggccgAACCTGGGCTCTCTGCAGTGAAAACAccactaaccactggaccgccaggggttCCCCGGCagaatgtatttttattcatttatttgttcaacacAAATTCTGGAGCTTTGCTTAGGCATCAAGTTCTGTCCTAAGCTCAGGGGATACAAACAATGAAACAGACAGACAAGATCCCTGATCTTGCAGAGTTTAcattgaaagaaattatttcaagtaaCATCAAGGGCCACGCAGACAAGAAAACACTAATGAGACAGTAACATAATGGAAAGTTTGAGAGTGTACTCTTAAGATAGAGTAATACAGCACGTGTGAAACACTGCATGCATTGGCTgcccagaggcaggggtgggggtaagTAAAATAGGTGAGGagggtcaaaaagtacaaacctCCAGTTACAATGTAAATGTCATGGAGATGTATAGTACGGTGACTGTTGTAAATACTACTATATTGTATGtctgaaagttgctgagagtagatcttaaaagttctcatcataagaaaaaaattaactatgtacagtgatggatattaactgatgcaagagatggttagatagcatcactgagtcaacagacatgaatttgaacaaactctgggagacagtggtggacagggaagcctggtgtgctgcagtccatggggtcacaaagagtcagacacaacttagccactgaacaacaattatttcataatatatacaaataggaATCATTACGTTACACACCTAAAACTaaaatgttacatgtcaattctatcacaacttttaaaaattcaggtaGTAGCAAACACAGAATATTTTAATATGCCAGATACTGtctgaaacattttatatatgttaatgcATTTCATTAATCTGTCCAAGTCAAGAAGCTAGTAAGTAGTGCAGCTGGAATCTGAAACCAATTCAACCCTAGAGTTTTGCTCTTAACCACCCTACTCAATTGCCTTTCTGTTGAGAAAAAACATTCCAGGCAGATcagtaagtgcaaaggccctgatcAGGCCAGTGTAAATGTAGTATAGTGAATGTGGGAGAGAATGAAATGTGATCCAGTTTAAAAGGGAGCTTGTAGGTAATGGTAGTTACCACTACCTATACTTAggatccaggcaagaatactggaatgggttgccatttcctactccaggggatcttgtcaacccaggaattgaacccatgtctcttgggtctcctgcattggcacgcaaattctttaccactagcgccacctagaaaATCCCAGAGTACCTAGGAAGCAAGAAATGTCATGATCAGATTTACATTTTTAGAACAAACAGTCTGCCTGTTTTGTGAAGAACTGGGTATGGAAGGGAGGAAGCAAATACAGAAATCAGTTAGGAAGTAGACCAGAAGAGAGATGATGTTGGCTTGGCCTAGGGTGGTAGCAGTGTCAATGGAGACACATGGGTGAATTTGGTATCTATTCTGGAGGTTGAATCAACAGACTTGTTGAAAGAGCTGAATCAGAAAAAGCTGAATCAAGGATGGCTTCTGGGTTTGGGAAGTGAATAATTCATTGGATGCTGGTGGCATTtatacatcatctcatttattcttcacaatGATCCTTCAAAACGGGATCCATTTTGCAGCTGAGGACCTGGGGctaggaggaatttttttttttttaatgcctaatGTTAACATGATAGGGAAGGCGGGATTCTAGTCGGACTCTGTCAACTTCCAAGTTGGAATTGTCCATTACACGGAAAAACCAGGAATTTATTCAAAACCTGAATGAACGAACATGTGTGTTCTTGAAAACACCTCACATGTTCCTGGGATAGTTCAACACTGCCGCAGAAGCATGGCTCAAATGTCCATGCGCTTTATTACTCTGGACACCAGAAAGTTAGAAAAACACCCTAGATgctagaaatattaatatttaggtcatctgggaaaaaaaagaatcggGGGTTTTGCCCAGCTTTAACCCTTTCTTGTACAGACAAAAGACTGGAAAAACCTATTAGAAAAAAAGATCAGACGCTAACTCTCCAGATTCTCCCCTAGTCGTGGCTAGGTAGCCAATCACACAACCAGGAGCACCCCACCCACATCCCTGTGGCCTCACGATGATGTAGGCGTCCAGGATGGAACGGTAGAGCGTCACGACCCGGGTGAGATTCACCGCTAGCTGTCTCCTCTCTTCGTGAGAGAGGTGCCGGGCGGAGACCCCGGGCATTCCGGGGCCCAGGCGGTGGCGCGGGGAGCGAGAAAGCAATGAGGAGAGAACCAGGGTTAGGACCACGCGGGTCCGGGATCCCGGTCGGGTTCAGCACTTCGGGTGGCCTCAGAAGAAAAAGTGTTGGGAATCTGGTCCCCGACGCTGCCTTTCCGGGATTCCAGGCTGGGGTTGAAGACTTCAGGCGCGCTCCTGACGTCACAGGTCGCGGCGTCCCACTGCGCCAAGGTGTCTACGTCTGAGACTAGCGGGGCGGGGTGCCTGCGCAGTGACGCCATAGAGGCGTGGCGCAGTGCCCAGCTCACGAATAGGGGCGGGCCATGTCCCAGGTCCCGCCTCCAGATCCCGCCCCTT
This portion of the Cervus canadensis isolate Bull #8, Minnesota chromosome 2, ASM1932006v1, whole genome shotgun sequence genome encodes:
- the MRPL24 gene encoding 39S ribosomal protein L24, mitochondrial, with product MRLSALLALASKVTLPPNYRYGMSRPGSLADKRKNPPGTRRRRVAVEPIPEEDWHLFCGDRVEILEGKDAGKQGKVVQVIRQRNWVVVEGLNTHYRYVGKTVDFRGTMVPSEAPLLHNQVKLVDPMDRKPTEVEWRFTEAGERVRVSTRSGRIIPKPDVPRADGIVPETWIDGPKDTSVEDALEKTYVPRLKTLEEEVMEAMGIQETRRHKKVYWY
- the METTL25B gene encoding protein RRNAD1 isoform X2; this encodes MPGVSARHLSHEERRQLAVNLTRVVTLYRSILDAYIIEFFTDNLWGTLPSSWQEALDGLNPPQLATLLLGMPREGEVARYRSVWPLTLLALKSTAYALAFTRTPGFQTPSEFLENPSQSSRLTAPFRKHVRPKKQHEIRRLGEGHLSRFMSLGLGLTVKSIEGDQRLVERAQRLDQELLQTLEKEEKRNPKVVHTGPRHPPHHVVRWVDPTALCEELLLPLETSPQSGARLLLTGLHACGDLSVALLRHFSCCPEVVALASVGCCYMKLSDPGGYPLSQWVAGLPGCELPYRLREGACHALEEYAERLQKAGPSLRTHCYRAALETVIRCAQPELRRPGVQGIPRVHELKIEEYVQRGLQRVGLDPHLPLNVAVLRAHQAQENRVVAFFSLALLLAPLVETLILLDRLLYLQEQGFHAELLPIFSPELSPRNLVLVATKGPLGEAFSLLETEDS
- the METTL25B gene encoding protein RRNAD1 isoform X1 produces the protein MPGVSARHLSHEERRQLAVNLTRVVTLYRSILDAYIIEFFTDNLWGTLPSSWQEALDGLNPPQLATLLLGMPREGEVARYRSVWPLTLLALKSTAYALAFTRTPGFQTPSEFLENPSQSSRLTAPFRKHVRPKKQHEIRRLGELVKKLSDLTGCTQVVDVGSGQGHLSRFMSLGLGLTVKSIEGDQRLVERAQRLDQELLQTLEKEEKRNPKVVHTGPRHPPHHVVRWVDPTALCEELLLPLETSPQSGARLLLTGLHACGDLSVALLRHFSCCPEVVALASVGCCYMKLSDPGGYPLSQWVAGLPGCELPYRLREGACHALEEYAERLQKAGPSLRTHCYRAALETVIRCAQPELRRPGVQGIPRVHELKIEEYVQRGLQRVGLDPHLPLNVAVLRAHQAQENRVVAFFSLALLLAPLVETLILLDRLLYLQEQGFHAELLPIFSPELSPRNLVLVATKGPLGEAFSLLETEDS
- the METTL25B gene encoding protein RRNAD1 isoform X4 → MAGSTGWTEPATAGHAAAGDAQRRGSGQTPSEFLENPSQSSRLTAPFRKHVRPKKQHEIRRLGELVKKLSDLTGCTQVVDVGSGQGHLSRFMSLGLGLTVKSIEGDQRLVERAQRLDQELLQTLEKEEKRNPKVVHTGPRHPPHHVVRWVDPTALCEELLLPLETSPQSGARLLLTGLHACGDLSVALLRHFSCCPEVVALASVGCCYMKLSDPGGYPLSQWVAGLPGCELPYRLREGACHALEEYAERLQKAGPSLRTHCYRAALETVIRCAQPELRRPGVQGIPRVHELKIEEYVQRGLQRVGLDPHLPLNVAVLRAHQAQENRVVAFFSLALLLAPLVETLILLDRLLYLQEQGFHAELLPIFSPELSPRNLVLVATKGPLGEAFSLLETEDS
- the METTL25B gene encoding protein RRNAD1 isoform X3 encodes the protein MAGSTGWTEPATAGHAAAGDAQRRGSGQSTAYALAFTRTPGFQTPSEFLENPSQSSRLTAPFRKHVRPKKQHEIRRLGELVKKLSDLTGCTQVVDVGSGQGHLSRFMSLGLGLTVKSIEGDQRLVERAQRLDQELLQTLEKEEKRNPKVVHTGPRHPPHHVVRWVDPTALCEELLLPLETSPQSGARLLLTGLHACGDLSVALLRHFSCCPEVVALASVGCCYMKLSDPGGYPLSQWVAGLPGCELPYRLREGACHALEEYAERLQKAGPSLRTHCYRAALETVIRCAQPELRRPGVQGIPRVHELKIEEYVQRGLQRVGLDPHLPLNVAVLRAHQAQENRVVAFFSLALLLAPLVETLILLDRLLYLQEQGFHAELLPIFSPELSPRNLVLVATKGPLGEAFSLLETEDS